In the Silvanigrella aquatica genome, TTGGCCTTCTTCCACCACAACTTGAAGTTTTTCAGGTGCGACAGGCTCATAACTGTCATTGATTTCAAGGCAAAATTCAACAAATATTCCTGCCACTTTTTCAAACAAAAAAGGGATTACCAAAACAGGTGACGAGCTTTTATAGTCTAAAATGTGAAACGGGTCGGTTAAAACAGAGGGTACGGTAATTTCGAACGTCATGCTTTTTTTCTTTAAAAACTGTTGCTTTGCTCTACCCATAATTTGGTTGCAAAGTTCACCGCACATATCTGCAATGGCTGTGTCATCTGTTTTCGCATTGGGTCCTAGCATTTTATATAAGCAAGATATGAGGATTTTTTTTGTTACGTTAATGGACATGGAGCCTTTGATTTGAGAACTCGAGAGACCAATTACAGCACTGATTTCGCTTAGGCTGTCGTTTCCTGACTTCAGGAAAGGCTTTCCTGCATTGACGCTTATGCTTCCTATGGATTCAAAAACATGGATGGTGGATTCTAAAAATATTTTCAAAATATCGGGTTCAAAGGCTCCATGATCTCCTTTATTGGGATTGATAGCATATTGAATTTTTTCAGATAATAATTTGTAGCGATAAGGTTTCACAAAAATATGATTAATACCAAGAGAACTAAATTTATTTAAATCTTCTTTATTAGGTGATGATGTTGTTATAATAATGTTTGTATTTGAATGTGCAGGATTTTTTAAAAATGAATTAATAATATCAATGCTACTCATTTCTTTGAAGCTATGGTCAACAACAACCAAATCAAATTTCGACTCTGCAAGCACTTCTATTAGAGGTTTTGAATTATCAAAAAAATAGGCTTCATGGCCATCTGTAGACAAAAAATGGCTTAAATTTTCTATCGATTTTTTGGAGGATTCAGCAATAAATAATTTTGCCATATTAATTTCCAAGAGTAACATCCATAAATTAAAATGAAGCTCACCCTCAACAACCTCTCAGTCGATTTCCTTTCATTTAGTTCTCAATTCTTGGTAAGGCATATTCTTCAAATAAGCCCCAGCAACGCATATCTTTACTATAAAATGCCAACATAATTCCCACATCTGACCAATATTTGTACCTTGCATTCCAATAGGTGTAGTAACGGAGAAATAAGTTTGATGTCTTTCCGCTGACTAAGGAATCAGGAGTAGGCAAAAAGTCGTCAATAAAGTAACACTCTCCCGCTTGTTCTAGGCGCAAAAATGGCAAGTTCACAGGAGTGGGAGGGGGACCTCTGACTACGGGGGGAGTGTTGCATCCATTTATTAAAAGACAAAAAAGAGCGAAAATAACAAGTCTTTCTCGTCTTATCTTTTTTGTGTATGTTGATAAACGCGATTGCATTTAAGCTCCTTTCTTACAAGCTAATTATCGGAAAGGTTTATCATTTGTTTAATTGCTCGAACTATAAATTTTAATTTTTTTGTGTGCGATGCGGCTTGCTTCTTCAGATGGAAAGGTGAAAATGTCTAATCACTACAATCTCCCCCTTAGAAAAAAAAGACTTTATTTAAGTGAAGAATTTAATCCTCTTGATAAAAATGATGTCAAGCAACTCATCGCATCTTTATCAAGTGAAATTCCAACGGATTTTAAAAGTGCAGCTTATTGGTATGGATTATTTCATGAAGCCTCCTGTGCTATTTCTGAGGCTCATACAAAATTAGAGCTTAAATTGAGTTTTGACTTTCATGATAAAGAAGCAGAAAAAGAGTTGAATGTTTTTGAAGAGCATATTTTATCGCAACTTCTCTCTGTGCGCAGTGAATTAATGGATATTTATTCTAATTCTCCCTGGCGCAATGCTATGCATGTTTATGATAATGATCGTGTTATAAAAGACTTATCCGTAAGAAGAAGTTATACAAATAATGAAATTTCATCGTTGCAAATCGAAGAAAATCAACTGATTCGTGAATATAAGAAGTTTGCTCATGGTGCGAAAACCCTATTTGAGGGAAGAAGCACTCTTGTTTCGGCAGTGATTGGAAAATTAAATGATAATGATCTTTACATAAGAAAGTCGGCATTTTTATCTTATTGGAATTTTGTGAAAACAAATGAGGAAAAATACCAAGAAATATTTGAATCTTTATTAATAAATAGAAAAAAGCAAGCGGAATGTGTAAAAGCGCATGATTACATTGATGTTGCTTTTGCTGAATTAGGGCGCATTGATTATGGAAAAAATGAATGTGCTGAATTTAGAAATTCTATTTTACATGAAGTTATTCCCCTTGTAAAAAGCTTATCTGTTTTGCAAAAAGAATCCTTAAAATCCGATTGTATTTCTCCCTGGGATATTTCTATTTGGCCTCAACTTATGCCTGAAAAATCTCCTGCAAATGGAAATTTAAATAGTTTAATGGCAGCAATGCAAAATATCACTTCAAAAATTCATCCTGCCTTTGGTAAACTCTTTCATGAAATGCAAAAAAATAATTTAATTGATGTGTTTCCTAGACAGGGAAAAGCCCCAGGCGCTTTTTGCGTGACTTTTCAAGAAAGCGGTTATCCTTATGTTTTTGCGAATTTCGGGGGATCTTTTCGTGATGCTATGACCTTTATTCACGAGTTTGGCCATGCTATTCATGGATATGCGGTGTCAAATATCGGTAATGTTTTATTAAGGCATCCAGGTTTTGAATATTGTGAAGTGGCCAGTATGGGGCTGGAGCTTTTAGCTAGTCCTTTTTATTCTGACTTGTGGGTAAATAAAAAAGACTCACAGAAAGCTCTGTCTTACCAACTCTTTCAAATGCTCAATTTTTGGCCTTTTATGGCCATGATGGATGAATGGCAGCATAGAGTATATTCTTTAAAAGAAATTCCATCGGCAGAACAGCGGAATAAAATATGGAGTGAAGTATCTAAAAAGTATCGTCCTCATGTGAATTGGGATGGTTATGAAGACTTCGAAGAACTCGGCTGGATGAGTCGTCCTCACATTTTTACATCACCATTTTATTATATTGATTACGGTATTGCTCAGTCTGGAGCTCTACAACTTTGGAAAAAAAGCAAAGAAAATTATTCCATAGCAGTGCAAAATTATATTTCTGGTTTAAGCTTAGGTGCGCAAAAATCATTACAAGGGTTGTTTGAAGCTACGGGAATAAAATTTGATTTTAGTAGAAAAATAATGAAAGAACTCTCTCATGATATTGAAAAAGAAATTATGAAAATATGTGAGCAGTAGTTTTATTAAGGAAGATAATCCGTTAAATTTTCTTTTTTTAAAACATTTTGTACTGCAGGGCGTTCAAAAACTCTTTTCATATAACTTGTTATATTTTTATGCCCGACAATGCTTATTTTTACCCACTTTGTCCATCCTAAAATAGTAAAAAGATAAGCGTCGGCAATGGTAAAATGATTGCCTATAATATAATCTTTTCCTACAAGATTTTGCTCAATATAATCAAGTAATGAGTGTATTTTCTTTGCTGCAAATTCTTTAATTTGATTTTGAGCTGATTCTGTATCTGCCATTTCCTTAGATTGAAAAAAGGGGCTAAAAGCTTTTTGTAAATCAGAAGCAACAAAAGCAACCCAGCTCATAGTTTGATTACGCTCAAAGGAATCCTTTTCTGCTAGGAGCTTTGCTGTTGGATTTTGATCTGCTAAATATTCAAGAATAGCAGCATTTTGGGTTAAGGTTTTTCCTTGTTTTGTTATTAAAACGGGAACTGCTCCTAAAGGGTTAACTTTATTAAGTTCCGCGACATTCTGATCTCTTTTCCAACTGACTTCTATAGGAGTGTATTCTAATCCCAGTTCTTCTAAAGCTATGTGGCAAGCGGTTGAACAAGTTGCGGTTGAAAAATAAAATTTCATCATTTTAATCCCTTTCTTGCAAATTGCGTTCTCGGACACTCTATCATCATTTTTTAAAATGAGGATCCATAATAAAAATAAAAAGTCATATTTATTTTCAGGTAATTAAAAATAAATATGACCTTTTAAGAGATCCTTCGCTTAGAAGTTCTATAATGAGTTTATTTTATTCATCATCCTCTTCTTCGTCGAAATCGTCGTCCTCGTAATCGTCGTCCTCGTCATATTCATCATCGTCGTCTTCGTCATATTCTTCATCATCATCGAAATCGTCATCGTAATCGTCTTCATCTTCATAGTCATCATAATCATCATCATCATCGTCGTCCAAATCATCATCTTCAAAGTCATCATCGTCGTCGTCCAAATCATCGTCGTCATCTTCGTCATCGTAATCATCATCTTCAAAGTCATCATCGTCTTCGTCATCGGCTGGTTTAGCCAATTCTATTGGCAAAATGTGTTGTTTTAAGATATTCTCATTGTTGTTATCTGCGAAAAGAACCATCAGAACCTCCAGGAATAGATCAAAATTTGTGTCACTTATATATACTTTATTTAAAAAAGCAACCGAGATATAACCTACAGTTACATACCGCAAAAAAATGTAATCAAATCTTCTTTCTCAGTGCAAGATCTAGACTCATATTTATGCTGACTTTTAAAAATCTCCTTTGGCATTAGCTATTTCTAATCTATTGAAACAATTTGAATTTCAGTAGCAAGCTTTTTTAAGCGTTGGATATGATCTTTTTCAAGCAAGGCCTTCTCTTTTTGGAGAAAGTCTAAATTTTTTTCTTGGGTATGAATTTCAGATAGAGATACGGATTTTCCTAAAGAGCTTTGCGAAACTTCGCCTTTATCAGGATAGCTTTGCGCTGTATTATACTTTTGGAAGCTCTGCATAATATTTTTTTGTGCATGGGAAATCTTGCCTGAAGTAGGAGATTTCTTTTGTAAAATATTTTGTGGATTTGCTGATTTATCCACTTTTTCATTATGATTTATGCCTTTTAAGGAGGGTTTGGGTGTATATTTACCTATAAAATCTGCATTTTGAAATTGAATTTCATAAATGCTTTCCCAATATAATTCAATGTCTTTTTCATTAAATGATAAATAACTCTGGTTTTCTGGTGAGTCAGAAAATTGAATTCTATTTTTGTCAAAATGCTCTACTTTGGCATAGCCGAGTCGTGCGGCCAGAGTTTTACTTTTTTGTTCCGTGAGTGCGACAAACTTTTTAAAGAAGCTCAAGTCAATTTGATGTGCATTTGTATTTATATTTTTGCTGGCTTGAATATCTGAAGCTGTCGTTATTACCTGTTTTTCTTGTATAGCTTGTGTTGTTGCTATTTCAGGTTTTTTGGGGGGCAAGGGAGTGCTTATATTTCGATTTATCTGCGGAGCAGATATAGGATTATTTGAAATGAGGGAAATAATTTCCGATGCCGAAAGCCAGTCTGCTCTTGAAATGCAATCGATAATGATGATTTCAGCCCATGCTAATCCCGCATTTGTTCTAGCGATGTCTCGAACGGCATTGGCAAGAAGTCTAAATATTTCGCTGATAGCTGCAAGACTTAAATTTTGGCTAGATTGTTCTAAAAAGTCGTACTCTTTAGGTAAGAGTTGCGTCAGTTTGAGAGCTCTTTCTTTATGATTTAAGCTTTTTATGATCATTGTGTTTCTAAAAAGCTGTGAAATATTGTCAAGTAGCGTAGCAATATCTAAGCTTGCTAAATCAGCTTGTTTGGTTAATTCGAGGGCTTCACCTGTATTTTTTTGGCAAATGGCTGAGAATATTTTTTCTGCTATTTCTTCGCCTTGAACACACAGCCCTTTTTTAGTTTGCTCTACGGAGATATAAGAATGGTTGCAAATAGCAATAATTTGTTCCATGAGGCTTAAAGAGTCGCGTATGGAGCCTTTTGCTTCGCGGGCAATTAAGGTGATGGCATCATCCTCAAAACCTATTTTTTCATTATTCAAGATATTCTTTAAATGTTGTTC is a window encoding:
- a CDS encoding chemotaxis protein CheX, with the translated sequence MAKLFIAESSKKSIENLSHFLSTDGHEAYFFDNSKPLIEVLAESKFDLVVVDHSFKEMSSIDIINSFLKNPAHSNTNIIITTSSPNKEDLNKFSSLGINHIFVKPYRYKLLSEKIQYAINPNKGDHGAFEPDILKIFLESTIHVFESIGSISVNAGKPFLKSGNDSLSEISAVIGLSSSQIKGSMSINVTKKILISCLYKMLGPNAKTDDTAIADMCGELCNQIMGRAKQQFLKKKSMTFEITVPSVLTDPFHILDYKSSSPVLVIPFLFEKVAGIFVEFCLEINDSYEPVAPEKLQVVVEEGQLILF
- a CDS encoding M3 family metallopeptidase, which codes for MSNHYNLPLRKKRLYLSEEFNPLDKNDVKQLIASLSSEIPTDFKSAAYWYGLFHEASCAISEAHTKLELKLSFDFHDKEAEKELNVFEEHILSQLLSVRSELMDIYSNSPWRNAMHVYDNDRVIKDLSVRRSYTNNEISSLQIEENQLIREYKKFAHGAKTLFEGRSTLVSAVIGKLNDNDLYIRKSAFLSYWNFVKTNEEKYQEIFESLLINRKKQAECVKAHDYIDVAFAELGRIDYGKNECAEFRNSILHEVIPLVKSLSVLQKESLKSDCISPWDISIWPQLMPEKSPANGNLNSLMAAMQNITSKIHPAFGKLFHEMQKNNLIDVFPRQGKAPGAFCVTFQESGYPYVFANFGGSFRDAMTFIHEFGHAIHGYAVSNIGNVLLRHPGFEYCEVASMGLELLASPFYSDLWVNKKDSQKALSYQLFQMLNFWPFMAMMDEWQHRVYSLKEIPSAEQRNKIWSEVSKKYRPHVNWDGYEDFEELGWMSRPHIFTSPFYYIDYGIAQSGALQLWKKSKENYSIAVQNYISGLSLGAQKSLQGLFEATGIKFDFSRKIMKELSHDIEKEIMKICEQ
- a CDS encoding glutathione S-transferase family protein, yielding MMKFYFSTATCSTACHIALEELGLEYTPIEVSWKRDQNVAELNKVNPLGAVPVLITKQGKTLTQNAAILEYLADQNPTAKLLAEKDSFERNQTMSWVAFVASDLQKAFSPFFQSKEMADTESAQNQIKEFAAKKIHSLLDYIEQNLVGKDYIIGNHFTIADAYLFTILGWTKWVKISIVGHKNITSYMKRVFERPAVQNVLKKENLTDYLP
- the dnaX gene encoding DNA polymerase III subunit gamma/tau, with translation MPTDINLKRNQLTDNNEQNYIVLARRTRPQSFSSLVGQEVVSNSIEKMLSHNKIPHAFLFTGTRGTGKTSSARILAKSLCCAQGPTITPCQTCVHCTQITACAHDDILEIDGASHTGVDNIRELREATRFFPNSARYKIFIIDEVHMLSAGAFNALLKTLEEPPPQVVFILATTELHKVPITVRSRCMIFSFKKIETHVIEQHLKNILNNEKIGFEDDAITLIAREAKGSIRDSLSLMEQIIAICNHSYISVEQTKKGLCVQGEEIAEKIFSAICQKNTGEALELTKQADLASLDIATLLDNISQLFRNTMIIKSLNHKERALKLTQLLPKEYDFLEQSSQNLSLAAISEIFRLLANAVRDIARTNAGLAWAEIIIIDCISRADWLSASEIISLISNNPISAPQINRNISTPLPPKKPEIATTQAIQEKQVITTASDIQASKNINTNAHQIDLSFFKKFVALTEQKSKTLAARLGYAKVEHFDKNRIQFSDSPENQSYLSFNEKDIELYWESIYEIQFQNADFIGKYTPKPSLKGINHNEKVDKSANPQNILQKKSPTSGKISHAQKNIMQSFQKYNTAQSYPDKGEVSQSSLGKSVSLSEIHTQEKNLDFLQKEKALLEKDHIQRLKKLATEIQIVSID